A window of Kiritimatiellaceae bacterium contains these coding sequences:
- a CDS encoding prepilin-type N-terminal cleavage/methylation domain-containing protein, translating to MKYPSGVRRQAEGTTALSLGAAGEKAAWHFVSRRTPKRCCGFTLLEVMIAIVILAIALTVAGQLFSSVTKAWSGARTVMDKAHHGDFVLGQLTASLRSMAFSSNSPEKYAFRIIDNPAGEGEHSISWVTDSSAFIPPGDAYARGRHRIEVGAGEDEDGVEGLVVTAWPYLADEEKVEKKHWFVSENIKGLSCKVYDTKEGQEGWTDRWEYSNAIPGLVEITLYAEPAKKDSDPVKFRQLLEIPLGPPVTNDVSEAR from the coding sequence GTGAAATATCCTTCTGGAGTGCGCAGGCAAGCCGAAGGCACGACTGCGCTTTCGCTCGGTGCTGCCGGTGAAAAAGCGGCGTGGCACTTCGTTTCCCGCCGCACTCCAAAGCGGTGCTGCGGGTTCACCCTTCTTGAAGTCATGATCGCCATCGTGATCCTCGCGATTGCCCTGACCGTGGCGGGCCAGCTTTTTTCGTCCGTGACGAAGGCTTGGTCCGGTGCCCGGACGGTGATGGATAAAGCACATCACGGCGATTTTGTACTCGGTCAGTTGACCGCCTCGCTCCGTTCAATGGCTTTTTCAAGTAATTCACCGGAGAAATACGCTTTCCGGATCATCGACAATCCGGCGGGCGAAGGCGAACACTCCATCAGCTGGGTAACGGACAGTAGTGCGTTTATTCCGCCCGGCGATGCCTATGCACGCGGACGGCACCGCATCGAAGTCGGCGCCGGCGAAGATGAAGACGGGGTCGAAGGATTGGTCGTCACGGCCTGGCCCTATCTCGCCGATGAAGAAAAAGTGGAAAAGAAACACTGGTTCGTCAGCGAAAACATCAAAGGGCTGAGCTGTAAAGTATATGACACCAAAGAAGGCCAGGAAGGCTGGACGGACCGCTGGGAATACAGCAATGCGATTCCGGGACTGGTTGAAATTACGCTCTATGCCGAACCGGCAAAAAAAGATTCTGACCCGGTAAAATTCCGCCAGCTTCTCGAAATCCCGCTCGGCCCGCCCGTCACCAACGATGTTTCGGAAGCGCGGTAA